DNA sequence from the Arcobacter sp. F155 genome:
ACTCATATCAATACCAGCAGATATTCCAGCAGAGCTTACAATATTTCCTTCATCTACCCATCTGACATCATCTTTTACATCTAAGCTAGGAAAACTATTTTTTAAATCTTCAATATCTTCCCAGTGAGTAGTTACTTTATGGTTTGTTACAATATTTGCTTTTGCTAATAAAAAAACTCCTGTACATACAGAAGCTATAAGTTTACAAGTTTTTGTTTGTTTTGTAAGCCAATTAATAACATTTTGTTTTTCTAGTTCCTTAGTATGAACTCCACCAACAACTATTAAAACATCAAGTTTAGGATGAGTTTCAATTGTAAAGTCACTTAAAACCTTATACTCACCTCTTGCTTTTATTACTTCTTCTTTTTCAGAAATAAAAAATAGATTGTGTTTTTCTTCTAAAAATCTATTTGCTACAGAAAAAACTTCATAAGGTCCAGAAAAATCTAAAACCTCAGCATTATCATAAATATAAATTCCAATATTCATTTTACGCCTTTTTTAATTTCTCAATCTCATCACGTAATCTAATTGCTTCTTCAAAGTTTAAATCTTTTGCAGCTTTTTGCATCTGTTTATTTAACTCAATTAAGATTTTCTTTCTCTCTGCTGCTGGCATTTTTTGTAACTTCTCTTTTTTCCAAGCTACATCATCGTACTCTTCAAGTTTTAGATTTTCATCTATTGATCTTTTTGTTGTTTTAGGAGTTATTCCATGTTTCTTATTAAACTCTTCTTGTATAGCTCTTCTTTCATTTGTTAAATCAATTGCATACTTCATAGAATCAGTAATTTTCTTTGCAAAAAGGATTACTCTACCATTTTGATTTCTTGCAGCCCTTCCCATTGTTTGAACTAAAGAAGTTCTACTTCTTAGGAAACCTTCTTTATCTGCATCTAAGATAGCTACAAGTGATGTTTCTGGAATATCAAG
Encoded proteins:
- a CDS encoding DJ-1/PfpI family protein — protein: MNIGIYIYDNAEVLDFSGPYEVFSVANRFLEEKHNLFFISEKEEVIKARGEYKVLSDFTIETHPKLDVLIVVGGVHTKELEKQNVINWLTKQTKTCKLIASVCTGVFLLAKANIVTNHKVTTHWEDIEDLKNSFPSLDVKDDVRWVDEGNIVSSAGISAGIDMSLHLISKLYNEDLALKTAKQMQFDWTKN